The nucleotide window CAGTAATCGCCCTGCTGAAGAACGACAAAGCCCCGGTCGCAAGACCGGGGCTTTTCTTTGGAACCAACCCATCGATGGTGCCTCAGCCTACCGTGACATTCCTGCCTTTCTGCTTGGCCTGATACAGACGTCGATCCACCTTCTCGACGAAGGCAAGCAGATCGTCTTCCGGCGCTGGCGCCATCGTCCCAAGACCGATGCTCACCGTCAGCACCTTGCCTGTCATCGACCGCTCATGCGGAATCCATTCATTGCGAATGGCCTCATGGCACCGCTGGGCCATCTCCTGCGCCGCAGCGATGTCGGTTTCCGGCAGCACCAGCACGAACTCCTCGCCACCAAAGCGGGCAAGGAAATCATGCGGTCGCATCAGCACCGTACCCAACGCACGCGCCACCATCTTCAGGCAGTAATCACCCTGTAAATGACCGTAGTGATCGTTGTACTGCTTGAAGTAGTCGATATCGATCATCACCAGCGACAGCGGGCGTCCGGTACCGCGCGCGGCGGTCCACTCGCGCTCGAGCACGGCGTCGAACCGGCGCCGATTAGCGATGCCGGTCAGACCATCCTTGAACGACAGCTCTTCAAGTTCGCGTTGCAGATCCAGCAGGCGCTGTTCCGTGCGCTTGCGCTCGCTGATATCGAACATGAATCCGACCAGCGATTCGACGGCGCCGTTGGCATCGCGCACCACATGCACGACATCGCGAATCCAGATGTAGTCGCCTTCACTTGTCAGCGCGCGATAGTCGGCTTCGTGATCGATGCCGTTCTGCGATTGCGCGACGCAGAAGTTGACCGCCCATTCGCGATCGTCCGGATGCATGCGGTCGGCCCAATCCTGCACGGTTACCCAGCTATCGGGGGTCCAGCCAAGCAGCGCTTCGATCTGCGGACCGATATACGAAAACGTCCCGCTGGCCCAGTCGATCTTCCACGGAATCGCCTTCGTCGATTCCAGCAGGGCCTTGTATTCGAGGTCGTCGGACCCTTCTGCAACTACGCTTTCCATCGTGCCTTCCCCATCGTCGTGGTTCGAAACACAGCGTGGGGAAGTCACTGACTGATTCCCGATGAACTCCCATCGGTTAGCCGATTCGTCGCATCTGGAAGGCCACATCAAATGCTGAGGCACGCGATTGCGCAGCCTCGCCCCCCGGATTCCCCAACCCGATGGTAGCCACGTCGTGGCGCACTTGCATTACGTCACATTTGTGAAGACGCGCCACAAAAAAGCCCGACGGGTTTCCCCGCCGGGCATTCAAACGTTCGTCCAAGCCGGCTTTAGCGCAGGCCAGTTTCCGCGCGCGCAATGACCAGGCGCTGGATTTCGCTGGTGCCTTCGTAGATCTCAGTGATCTTGGCATCGCGAAAATAGCGCTCAACCGGCATTTCCTTCGAGTAACCCATGCCGCCATGGATCTGCACCGCCTGATGCGAAATCCACATCGCCGCCTCGGAGGCGACCAGCTTGGCCACCGATGCCTCGGTGCCAAAACGGCCGCCGTTCTTGTCCGCCTGGGCCTTGGTCCAGGCAGCGCGCAGCGTCAGCAGCGTGGCTGCGTCGAGCTTGCACTTCATGTCGGCGATCTTCGCCTGGGTCATCTGGAAGGTACCGATCGGCTGGCCAAAGGCCTTGCGATCGCGCGACCACTGCAGGGTGGCCTCGTATGCCGCGCGGGCGATGCCCACGGCCTGCGAAGCGATGCCGATACGGCCGGCGTCCAGCACGCCCATGGCGATCGAGAAGCCCTTGCCTTCTTCGCCCAGCAGGTCGGCCTTCGGGCAGACGTAATCGTTGAATTCGATTTCGCAGGTGGCCGAGGCGCGGATGCCCAGCTTCGGTTCGGCCTTGCCGGCCATGAAGCCCGGGCGCTGCGTGTCGATGATGAAGGCCGATACACCCTTGGCGCCGATGCCCGGCGTCGTGATCGCGAACAGGATGATGTAGCGGCAGACCGGGCCGGAGGTGATCCAGCTTTTCTTGCCATTGATGACCCAGTCGCCATCGGCATTCTTGGCCGCGCGCGTGTGCATGGCCGAGGCGTCGGAACCCGACTGCGGCTCGGTCAGCGCATAGGCACCGATCCCTTCGCCCTGCGCGATGGCGCGCACATACTTCTGCTTCTGCTCCTCGGTGCCGTGCTTAAGGATGCCGTTGCAGAACAGCGAATTGTTCACCGACATGATCGTGGACGTGGCTGCATCGGCCGCAGCGATTTCGATCATCGCCAGGACATAGGCCACCGGGTCCATGCCCGCACCGCCGTACGACTCCGGCACTTCGATGCCCATCAGACCAAGCTGGCCCATCTCGCGGATGTTCTCGAGAGGGAACTCGCCCTTGGCGTCGAGCTCGGCCGCCACCGGGGCAATGCGCTTCTGCGCGAAGTCACGGGCGATGGACTGAATCGACAACTGGTCTTCGGTAAAGCTGAAATCCATGGGAGAGCTCCGGGGCGTTTTAGCAAGCCGACTATTGTATCGCGCCCCCTAAAAAACCCTTGTGCAGACGCAGCAGAATGGTGAGCCGCCCGGTTCTCAACCGGGTGCGCGACGCCTCCGCCAGGTTGACTCTGACCCGCCTCGCGCCTACCCTTCCCATCTCTCTATCGCGATAAAAGGATGCACATGGATCTGGCAACCGCCTCCAGCGTGTTACGGCTCCTGGCGGACCCGACCCGCGTGCGCCTGCTCGCCCTGCTCGAACGCGAAGAATTGACGGTCGCCGAGCTGGCTGCCGTGCTCCATCTGGCCCAACCCCGCGTTTCCACGCACCTGGCGAAGCTCAAGGAAGCCGAGCTGGTCCGGGACCGGCGCGCCGGTGTCCAGGCCTATTACCGCGCCAACAGCGAAGGCGATGAGCACCAGCACAGCCTGATCCGCTCGCTCCGCGAAAGCATCGATGACGCCCTGCTACGCGAAGATGCCGAGCGCCTGCCGGCGGTCCTCGCCCAGCGCGCCCGTGAAGAAGGCTGGGCCGACACCGTCGCCGGCGACATGGAGCGCCACTACTCGCCGGGCCGCACCTGGGAAACCCTGGCGCGCTCACTGCTCCAGCTGCTTGAAACCGGCGACGTGCTGGACATCGCCTCGGGCGACGGCATCACCGCCGAGCTGCTGGCACCGCACGCCCGCTCGATCGTCTGTGTCGATTCCAGTGACCGCGTCGTCGAAGCCGCGGCTGCCCGCCTGAAGCCCTTCACCAACGTCGACGTGCGCCAGGGCGATATGCACGACCTGGACCTGGGCGATCGCCGCTTCGATCTTGTGTTGATGCTGCACGCCCTCACCTACGCCGAATTCCCCGCCAAGGCCGTGGCCGAAGCGTCGCGCCTGCTGCGCAAGGGTGGACGCCTGCTCGCCGTCACGCTGGGCAAGCACGACCACCGTGCCGCCGTCGAACCCTTCGATCACCGCAACCTTGGCTTTTCCCACGACGAACTCGCCGGCTTCGCCAAGGCTGCCGGCCTCGAAGTGCTTTCCTGCAACCGCGTCAGCCGCGAGCGCAAGGCGCCGCACTTCGAAGTCGTCAGCCTGCTGGCACGCAAACCCTGAGGAATCCCCATGAGCGCCCTCCCCTGGCTGCATCCCGATCGCGTCGCCCTGCTCGAAGACGCGCTGCGCAAGCGCATCCTCATCCTGGATGGCGGCATGGGCACCATGCTGCAAAAACACAAGCTGGACGAAACCAGCTTCCGTGGTGATCGCTTCGTCGACGGCCACGACAGCCAGCATGATCATGGCCACGATCACGACGGCCCCTGCGATCTCAAGGGCAACAACGATCTGCTCACGCTGACCAAGCCCGACGTCATCCAGGGCGTGCACGAAGCCTACCTCGAGGCGGGTGCCGACCTGGTCGAAACGAACACGTTCAATGCCACGCGCATCAGCCAGGCGGATTACCACCTGGAGCACCTGGCTTATGAACTCAATCGCGAAGGCGCCGCGCTTGCACGTGCCGCCTGCAATGACTGGACGTCGAAAACGCCGGAAAAGCCCCGCTTCGTCATCGGCGTACTCGGACCGACAAGCCGCACCGCGTCGCTGTCGCCTGACGTCAACGACCCGGGCTTCCGCAACGTCACCTTCGAAGAACTGGCCGCCAACTACACCGAGGCAGCCAATGGCCTGATTGATGGCGGTGCTGACATCCTGATGGTGGAAACCATCTTCGACACGCTCAACGCCAAGGCCGCGCTCTTTGCCATCAGCGAAGTGTTCCATACGCGCGGCGCGCGGCTACCGATCATGATTTCCGGCACCATCACCGATCGTTCGGGTCGCACCCTCTCGGGCCAAACCGCCGAAGCGTTCTACTACTCGGTGTCGCACGCGCGCCCGCTGGCCGTCGGCCTCAACTGCGCGCTGGGTGCGGCGGATCTTCGCCCGCACGTCATGACCCTTTCGAACATCGCCGAGTGTTTCGTCAGCACCCATCCCAACGCCGGCCTGCCGAACGCGTTTGGCGAGTACGACGAAACGCCCGAGCAGATGGCATCCGTGATTGGCGGCTTCGCACGCGACGGCCTGCTGAACTTCGTCGGCGGCTGCTGCGGCACGACGCCGGATCACATCCGCGCCATTGCCGAGGCCGTGAGCAAATGTGCACCGCGCAACCCCGCGCAGGTCACCGAACAAGCCGCCTGATCTCGTCGCACCCGCTGCACACCCCATTCAAAGAACAAAAGCATCGCCCATGAGCACCTTGCGCCACACCCGACTTTCCGGACTCGAACCCCTGGTCATTACGCCGGACCTGCTGTTCGTCAACGTCGGCGAACGCACCAACGTCACGGGGTCGGCACAGTTCAAGAAGCTGATCAAGGAAGACCGCTACGAAGAAGCGGTCGACGTCGCGCGCCAGCAGGTCGCCAACGGCGCGCAGATCATCGACGTCAACATGGACGAAGGCCTGATCGATTCGGAAGCGGCGATGACCCGCTATCTCAACCTGATCGCCGCCGAGCCGGACATCGCGCGCGTTCCGGTGATGGTCGACTCGTCGAAATGGACCGTGATCGAGGCCGGCCTGCGCTGCCTTCAGGGCAAAGGCATCGTCAACTCCATCTCGCTCAAGGAAGGCGAAGCGACCTTCCTCGAGCACGCGCGCAAAGTGCGCCAGTACGGCGCGGCCGTGGTGGTCATGGCATTCGATGAAGTCGGCCAGGCCGACACGTGCGAACGGAAAATCGAGATCTGTTCGCGTGCCTATGAACTGCTGACGACGCGACTCGATTTCCCGCCCGAAGACATTATTTTCGATCCGAACATCTTCGCCATCGCCACCGGCATCGAAGAACACAACAACTACGCCGTGGATTTCATCGAAGCCACGCGCGAGATTAAGCGCCGCTTCCCGGAGACGCATGTCTCAGGCGGCGTATCCAACGTGTCGTTCTCGTTCCGCGGCAACAACACGGTGCGCGAGGCGATCCACTCGGTGTTCCTCTACCACGCCATCAAGGCGGGCATGGACATGGGCATCGTCAACGCCGGCGCACTGATGATCTATGACGATGTGCCCGAAGAACTGCGCGAGCGTGTCGAAGACGTTGTACTCAATCGGCGTGCCGACGCCACCGAGCGCCTGCTCGAAGTGGCGGACAAGTTCAAGGCGAAGAAAGGCGAAGTCGTCGTCGAAAACCTCGCCTGGCGCGAAAAGCCCGTGCACGAACGCCTCAGCCATGCCCTGGTCCATGGCATCGACCAGTACGCCGAGATCGACACCGAGGAGGCACGCCAGCTCTCCAGGCGCCCGCTCGATGTGATCGAAGGCCCGCTGATGGACGGCATGAACGTCGTTGGCGACCTGTTTGGCGCTGGCAAGATGTTCCTGCCGCAGGTGGTGAAATCCGCGCGCGTGATGAAGAAAGCCGTGGCCTACCTCCTGCCCTACATCGAAGAAGAAAAGGCGCGTACCGGCGATACCGGCAAGAACAACGGCACCATCATCATGGCGACCGTGAAGGGCGACGTGCACGACATCGGCAAGAACATCGTCGGCGTCGTTCTCCGTTGCAACAATTTCGACGTCATCGACCTTGGCGTGATGGTGCCCACGCAGAAAATCCTCGACGCGGCGCGTGAGCACAAGGCCGACATCATTGGCCTGTCCGGCCTGATCACGCCGTCACTGGAAGAAATGAGCCAGGTGGCGCGCGAAATGCAGCGCCAGGACTTCACCATTCCGCTGCTGATCGGCGGCGCGACCACGTCGCGTGCCCACACCGCGCTCAAGATCGAACCGCACTACAAGTCGCCCACGGTGTGGGTGAAAGATGCATCGCGCGCCGTCGGCGTCGCCCAGTCACTGGTGTCGAAGGAGCTGGTCGACAACTTCATGGCCAAGATCCGCGCCGAGTACGCGGAGGTACGCGAGCGCCACAAAAACCGCGGCAGCGGCAAGCAGCTGGTGTCGCTGGAGAAGGCGCGTGGGCAGCGTTTCAGCTGCGACTGGGCTTCGTACGAGCCGCCGCAGCCACGCCAGCCCGGCATCTCCGTGTTCGACCAGTACGACCTGGCCGAACTGCGCGAATACATCGACTGGACGCCGTTCTTCTCCGCCTGGGAACTGGCCGGACGGTATCCGGCGATCCTGACGGACGAAGTCGTCGGCCCGCAGGCAACGGAACTGTTCCGCGACGCGCAGGCGATGCTCGATCGCGTCATTGCCGAAAAGTGGCTGATCGCGCGCGCCGTCATCGGCCTCTGGCGCGCCGCCCAGGTCGGCGATGACACCGAAGTGTATGGCGACGATGGCAAGACCATCGCGGTCCTGCATCACCTGCGCCAGCAAGTGGACAAGCCGGTGGAGCGCCCCGATTTCGCGCTCGGCGACTTCATCGCACCGAAGGACGCCGGCAAGCAGGACTGGGTTGGCGCCTTCGCCGTCACGGCCGGCATCGGCATTGACGAGCATGTAGCGCGCTTCGAAGCCACGCACGACGACTACAACGCCATTCTGCTCAAGGCGCTCGCCGACCGCCTGGCCGAAGCCTTCGCCGAGCGCATGCACCAGCGCGTCCGCCGCGAGTTCTGGGGCTATGTGCCCGACGAATCGCTCGATAACGAGGCGCTGATCGACGAGAAGTACCAGGGCATCCGTCCGGCACCGGGCTATCCGGCCTGTCCGGACCACACCGAGAAAACCACGCTCTTCCGACTGCTCGATGCCCAGCACAACGCCGGTATCGAACTGACCGAAGGCATGGCGATGTTCCCGACGGCTGCGGTGTCCGGCTGGTACTTCTCGCACCCGGACAGCCAGTATTTCGTCGTGGGCCGCGTCACGCGCGAGCAGGTTGACGACTATGCCAAGCGCAAGGGCTGGACGCGCGAAGAAGCCGAGCGGTGGCTGGCTCCCAACCTCGATTACGATCCCGACTAAGGTCGGGATACGCCCGTGGCATCAGGCTCCTGATGCCACGCCATGGATCGTCTTCAGACTTCGCTTTCCACCAGCTGGCGACGCTTGACCTCTCGCATGTGCACGAAGAGGTTGTAGACCGATACGAAGGCCGGGAAGAAGTTGGACAGGATGCCAACGGAGTCGTTCTTGCCGAAGATGAAATAGGCCAGCAACAACGCACTGCCGATCACCGACAACCACCAGAACGCCAGCGGCATCACCACGCGCTTGAGCTTGCGCGTGTAGTACATCTGCACGAACCAGCGGCTGGTGAACATGATCGAGCCCATGAAACCGACCACCTTCCAGGGGGTCAGCTCGAAGCGCTGGATGGCGCCGAGGATGTGGGACAGTTCGCTCAGGAGATGATCCATGGTGATACGCCGCTTACGTGGAAAACGGCGCATTCTATCAATCCAAGCCTTTCAACGGCCTCTGTTTCGCGCGCGCCATGAGATCGCCGAACCCCGGCAGATGGCGCCCTCGCCCCGCCCAACCCAGATTTTTCCCTCCGGGGCATTGACCGGAACCTTCACACCCCGTATATTTGCGCGCTCTCGGCGGGCGGTTAGCTCAGCGGTAGAGCACTGCCTTCACACGGCAGGTGTCACAAGTTCGATCCTTGTACCGCCCACCACCGAATTTCTGCCCTCGGGCAGCAAAAAGGCCACTCCCACGAGTGGCCTTTTTCGTTTTGCCACCTAGAGATACGCAAAGGCGAAGGCACGCCCGCCGGACCCCATAAGGCGCCCCTCACCCTGTCCTTTCCCAGGCGTGAGTTCGAATGGCCCCATCATTTCCACTGAATACGTTTGTGAACACTGGTTGCTGCACTGCGATGCTGCCTAACCTTGCGTGAGTCGCTTCACGCAGGAATTGGTGCTTGACGTCCCCTACTTCGCATTCGCCAACGGGCACGCGCCCCGTCGCACGACCCGAGCTCTCGTTCCGGCAGATCTGGAACATGTGTTTCGGGTTCCTCGGCATCCAGTTCGGCTTCGCACTTCAAACCGCTGACGTCAGCCGAATCTTCCAGACGCTGGGCGCCTCGCTCGAACAGATACCCGCACTTTGGGTGGCTGCGCCGATCACCGGATTGATCGTCCAGCCCATCATTGGCTACTGCTCCGACCATACGTGGACCCGCCTGGGTCGCCGCCGCCCGTACTTCCTCGCGGGCGCGTTGCTGGCCACCGTGGCCCTGGTGTGGATGCCCAACGCCGGCACCTTATGGATGGCAGCGATCCTGCTTTGGATGATGGATGCCACCTTCAACGTGGCGATGGAACCGTTCCGCGCGTTCGTCGCTGACCAGCTGCCGGAGCGCCAGCGCCCGCAGGGTTATCTGCTGCAGAGCTTCTTCATCGGCATGGGAGCGGTCATCGCCTCGATGTTGCCGTGGATACTCACCCATCTTGGCGTCAGCAATGTCGCGCCGCCGGGCGTCATTCCCGATACGGTGAAGTACGCGTTCTACGTGGGAGGCCTGACGTTGCTGGGCGCCGTGACCTGGACAGTTATCAGCACGCGCGAATACCCACCGGAGCAACTGCGCGCCTTTGAAACCGCATCAGCGCCTCTGGCGTTACCGGATCTGCACGGACTCTGGCGCAACGGCGCAGCCTGGCTCATGGCGGGCCTCGCGATGATGGCCCTGATCGAACGCTTCGACCTGCGTCCGGAAATGTATCTGCTGGCCGCCAGCCTGGCGCTCTACGGCTTGCTGCTCATCGGCTACAACCTCGCGTTGCAACTGCGCCCCTTGCTGGATCAGCGGCGCGGCCTGATCGGCCATGTCCTGGGCGATCTCCACACCATGCCGACGGCCATGCGCCAGCTCGCCTGGGTGCAGCTGTTTTCCTGGTTCGCGCTGTTCTCGATGTGGATCTATGCCACGTCCGCCGTGGCGCAGGAGCAATTCGGCGTCACGGATGCGCACTCCGCGCAGTACAACGAAGCGGCGAACTGGGTGGGCGTGCTGTTCGGCGTCTACAACGCCTGCGCCGCCGGGGCTGCATTTGTCATCCCCTGGATGGTGCGTCGCTGGGGTTTGCGTGCCAGCCACCTGATCAACCTGTGGCTGGGCGGACTGGGTCTGCTCGCCTTTCTGATCGTCCGCGACCCGCACGGGTTGTTGCTGCCGATGGTCGGCGTCGGCTTCGCATGGGCATCCATCCTGTCGCTTCCCTACGCCATGCTCTCGGACAACCTGCCCGCCGCGAAGATGGGCGTCTACATGGGCATCTTCAATTTTTCCATCGTGATCCCACAGCTCCTCGCGGCAAGCGTGCTGGGCGAACTGCTTAAACGTTGCTTCCACGGCCAGCCGGTATGGGCGCTGGCCACGGGTGGCGTCAGTCTGTTTATCGCTGGCCTGTGCACGCTGCGAGTGCGCCTGCCGGAAGATGGCGACAGGTCATGAATCCGACAGTCTCTCCCTCGCATTGGACAAGCCACGCCGATGCTACTGGCGACAGTGGTTCCTACCATCACGCTTTACCGCCCGCACCGGAACACCGGCTGGGACGCATCAAAAACGCGCAGGAACCCGACATGGCCATCGACCTCGACCGCCCCTACCCCCTCACCGCGCAACAGATCGCCGACTACCGTCGCGACGGCTTCATCAAGCTCAAGCAAGTGTTCAACGCCGAGGAACTCGCCCACTACGGTGCAGAGATCACCCGCCTCACCATTGCACTGAACACGCAGACGTTGCCACTGGAGGAACGCACCACTTACGACCGCGCCTTTCTCCAGGTCATGAATCTGTGGGAGGAAAGCGACACGGCGCGCGAGTTCGTCTTCGGGCGCCGCCTTGCCGGGATCGCCGCTGCGTTGATGGAAGTCGATGGCGTGCGGCTCTATCACGACCAGTCGCTCTACAAGGAACCCAGCGGCGGCATCACGCCGGCCCACGCCGACCAGTACTACTGGCCGCTGGATACCGATCGCACCATCACGGCATGGGTGCCGCTGCAGGCCGTGCCGAAGGACATGGGGCCGCTGGCCTTTTTCGCCGGTAGCCAGCACATCGAGTTCGGGCGTGACCTCGAAATCTCCGACGAAAGCGAGCAAGCCATCACCGCGAACATGCAGGCGCATGGCTTCCGCGAAGTCGATGAGCCATTCGACCTGGGCGAAGTGAGCTTCCATTCGGGTTGGACCTTCCATCGCGCCGGCCCCAATCGATCGGCTCGGCCGCGCTCTGTCATGACCGTGATCTACATGGATCGCGATGTGCACCTGAAGGCACCCGACAATCACATGCAACGTGCCGACTGGGAACGCTGGTGTCCGGGCGCGACGGTGGGCGACATCATCGACACACCGAAGAATCCCGTACTGTTCGAGGGTGCGGTGAACGCATGACGGCCGGCGTCGCGGTTGGCAAAGCGATCCTCGCCGATGGCAGCGGCGGGTTCAGCCTGGAAACCATCGAGGTGGATCCGCCCGCCTCCGGCGAGGTGCGCGTCGCCATGGTCGCTGCAGGGGTTTGCCATACCGACCACGCCTCGCTCCACTGGCCGGGGCCGCGGGTGATGGGGCATGAAGGCGCGGGCTATGTCGAAGCCATCGGCGAAGGTGTCGAAGCGCTCGAGATTGGTCAGCCTGTCCTGCTCAACTGGGCCATGCCCTGCGGCCACTGTTTCCAGTGCGGCCACGGCGCCGCCTCGCTATGCGAACGCACGCATGAACTGGACGTACCGAAGCTCGGCAACAGCCGCGCGCACACCGGTGCGACGCGCTTTCGCGGGCAGGCCATCGAACGCTCCTTTCACCTGGGTACGTTTTCGAAGCACGCGCTCGTGCGCGCCGAGGCCGTCACGCCTCTGCCGCGTACCCTTGCGCTCGACACCGCCTGCATTCTCGGCTGCGCAGTCATGACAGGCGTCGGCTCGGCGATCAACGTGGCGGCGATAGCCCCCGGTGACACGGTGGCGGTGCTTGGCTGTGGCGGTGTCGGCCTCAACGTCATACAGGGCGCACGCATTGCCGGCGCGCGCACGATCATTGCCATCGACCGCGTACCGACCCGGCTGGAACGCGCGACGGCACTAGGCGCAACTCACGCGATCATGCCGCATGCCGAAGACAGCGATCACGCACATCTGATCGCCCAGGTGAGCGCCCTTACCGAAGGTCGCGGCGCCGACCACGCCTTTGAAGCCACCGGGGTTCCTGCGCTCGCGTTTCTGCCTCTGAAACTGGTGCGTAACGGGGGCAACGCCTTGCAGGTGAGTGGAGCACATGGCGCCGCCACGCTGACACTCACGGATCTGTTCTGGAACAAACGCTACTTGACGCCGCTGTACGGCGCTTGCGTACCGTCGCGCGACTTCCCCCGATTGTTCGATTGGATCGAACAGGGGCAACTGGAGATCGCCGGGCTGATCAGCCACCGCTACCCGATGGAAGCGCTGGACCTCGCGTTCGACGACATGCTCAACGGACGCAGCAGCAAAGGGGTTTTGCACATCGCATGAACGACGACGCCTTCCGCACCATTGAAACCTCCAATCCGGCCATATCGGCAGACGGCCTCACCTTCGTGACCGTCAAAAGCCGCGCCTTGCGCCGGCGTGCGGATGTCACGCTCTATGTGCCGCCATCGGCCCTCGTCGTGCCCGATCTGCCCGTCGTCGTGCTGCTGCACGGCGTGTACGGATCGCACTGGGCCTGGGCCCTGAAGGGGCGCGCCCATCTCACCGCGGCCCGCCTGATGGCCGAAGGTGCCTTGCCTCCGGTTGCCCTGCTCATGCCGTCCGACGGTCTGTGGGGCGACGGCTCGGGCTATGTCGCCCATGCCGATCACGATGCCGAACGCTGGATCGTCGACGAGATGCCCAAACTCGCACAAGACGTCATCGCCAGTTGCAGTGAACGTTCGCCACTCCTGGTCGCCGGCCTGAGCATGGGCGGCTTTGGCGCCCTGCGCCTGGCCGGCAAGTACCCGCGCCGCATCGCTGCAGCAGCCGCGCTTTCCGCCGTGACGAACGCATCCCAGTTCGATGCGCTGATCGAAGAGAACCGCACCGGCTGGCGCAAGCATGTCGCCGACATCGACGTACTTTCCGCACTCACCGGCGCCCAGGCACCCCTGCCGCCGCTGCGCATCGACTGCGGACTGGACGACGCCTACCTCGAAGCCAATCGCAGCCTGCATCGTGAACTGCGGCGGGCCGGCATCGCGCACGACTACGCGGAAGCACGCGGCGGCCACGACTGGGATTACTGGACGACCGCGCTCGAACACACCCTGCGCTTCTTTGGCGAGGCGCTGCACGCCACGGAGGACAAAACATGAAACCCGCACGTTCGCTTCTCGCGGCACTGGCCCTGCTTGCCGCATTCATTGCCGCCGCGACGCAGGCCGCCACGCCGTCGCCGAAGGACAGCCAGGTCTATTACCAGATTTTCTTCCGCAGCTTTCATGATTCCAACGGCGACCGCATCGGCGACCTCAAGGGCCTCACCTCGAAGCTTGGCTACATCAGGCAGCTGGGTGCGACGACCATCCTGCTGACACCCCTGCAACCGTCGCCGTACTACCACAATTACTTCGCCACCGAGTTCAAGGCCATCGATCCGGCCTACGGCACGATGGATGACTACTTCGCCTTTGTCCGCGCGGCACACGCGCAAGGCCTCAAGGTCTACCTGGACCAGGAGTTCCAGTACGTCGCCGAGGGCCATCCCTGGTGGCGCGACGCGCAGTGCAACCCCGGGTCGAAGTACGCCGACTATCTGATCTGGAAGGATGCGAAGCATTGCGAAGCCGAGCCTTTCCTCAACAAGGCGAAATGGGAGGGCTACGACGGTCGCAACGTCGGCATCGCCATGGTGAACCTGTCCAACCCGAAGGTGCGCCAGTACTTCCAGGATCTATTGCTCTACTGGGCCGATCCTCACGGTGACGCCAGTGGCCGCGACGGCATCGACGGCATCCGCATCGATCACATGATGGACGACCTCGATCACAAGGGCCTGCAGAAGCACCTCTTTGCCGACTTCTGGCATCCCATCTTCCAGGCGCTGAAGGCGCGCCGCCCGAACCTGGGCATCCTTGCCGAGCAGGCTGACT belongs to Dyella terrae and includes:
- a CDS encoding alpha/beta hydrolase, whose protein sequence is MNDDAFRTIETSNPAISADGLTFVTVKSRALRRRADVTLYVPPSALVVPDLPVVVLLHGVYGSHWAWALKGRAHLTAARLMAEGALPPVALLMPSDGLWGDGSGYVAHADHDAERWIVDEMPKLAQDVIASCSERSPLLVAGLSMGGFGALRLAGKYPRRIAAAAALSAVTNASQFDALIEENRTGWRKHVADIDVLSALTGAQAPLPPLRIDCGLDDAYLEANRSLHRELRRAGIAHDYAEARGGHDWDYWTTALEHTLRFFGEALHATEDKT
- a CDS encoding phytanoyl-CoA dioxygenase family protein; amino-acid sequence: MAIDLDRPYPLTAQQIADYRRDGFIKLKQVFNAEELAHYGAEITRLTIALNTQTLPLEERTTYDRAFLQVMNLWEESDTAREFVFGRRLAGIAAALMEVDGVRLYHDQSLYKEPSGGITPAHADQYYWPLDTDRTITAWVPLQAVPKDMGPLAFFAGSQHIEFGRDLEISDESEQAITANMQAHGFREVDEPFDLGEVSFHSGWTFHRAGPNRSARPRSVMTVIYMDRDVHLKAPDNHMQRADWERWCPGATVGDIIDTPKNPVLFEGAVNA
- a CDS encoding MFS transporter; this translates as MCFGFLGIQFGFALQTADVSRIFQTLGASLEQIPALWVAAPITGLIVQPIIGYCSDHTWTRLGRRRPYFLAGALLATVALVWMPNAGTLWMAAILLWMMDATFNVAMEPFRAFVADQLPERQRPQGYLLQSFFIGMGAVIASMLPWILTHLGVSNVAPPGVIPDTVKYAFYVGGLTLLGAVTWTVISTREYPPEQLRAFETASAPLALPDLHGLWRNGAAWLMAGLAMMALIERFDLRPEMYLLAASLALYGLLLIGYNLALQLRPLLDQRRGLIGHVLGDLHTMPTAMRQLAWVQLFSWFALFSMWIYATSAVAQEQFGVTDAHSAQYNEAANWVGVLFGVYNACAAGAAFVIPWMVRRWGLRASHLINLWLGGLGLLAFLIVRDPHGLLLPMVGVGFAWASILSLPYAMLSDNLPAAKMGVYMGIFNFSIVIPQLLAASVLGELLKRCFHGQPVWALATGGVSLFIAGLCTLRVRLPEDGDRS
- a CDS encoding lipid-A-disaccharide synthase N-terminal domain-containing protein; protein product: MDHLLSELSHILGAIQRFELTPWKVVGFMGSIMFTSRWFVQMYYTRKLKRVVMPLAFWWLSVIGSALLLAYFIFGKNDSVGILSNFFPAFVSVYNLFVHMREVKRRQLVESEV
- a CDS encoding zinc-binding dehydrogenase, with the translated sequence MTAGVAVGKAILADGSGGFSLETIEVDPPASGEVRVAMVAAGVCHTDHASLHWPGPRVMGHEGAGYVEAIGEGVEALEIGQPVLLNWAMPCGHCFQCGHGAASLCERTHELDVPKLGNSRAHTGATRFRGQAIERSFHLGTFSKHALVRAEAVTPLPRTLALDTACILGCAVMTGVGSAINVAAIAPGDTVAVLGCGGVGLNVIQGARIAGARTIIAIDRVPTRLERATALGATHAIMPHAEDSDHAHLIAQVSALTEGRGADHAFEATGVPALAFLPLKLVRNGGNALQVSGAHGAATLTLTDLFWNKRYLTPLYGACVPSRDFPRLFDWIEQGQLEIAGLISHRYPMEALDLAFDDMLNGRSSKGVLHIA